Proteins encoded in a region of the Kryptolebias marmoratus isolate JLee-2015 linkage group LG14, ASM164957v2, whole genome shotgun sequence genome:
- the LOC108246456 gene encoding cortexin-3 translates to MDSAQADEDNAVHRRGLGLVSVTKMPQHLFLWSLHGHRPTPATPLRSWKMEGEPFTSALSSLLYSSGGHFVALSSASLSSSSSSSSDSTIAAMSLEQKTTFALVILLFVFLLILIVRCFRILLDPYRSMPTSTWADGLDGLEKGQFDYTLA, encoded by the exons ATGGATTCAGCGCAAGCAGATGAAG ACAATGCTGTCCACCGTAGGGGACTGGGCCTGGTTTCTGTGACGAAGATGCCCCAGCACCTCTTCCTCTGGAGCCTGCATGGTCACCGACCCACCCCTGCTACACCCCTGCGGTCCTGGAAGATGGAGGGAGAACCCTTCACCTCggctctctcctctctgctgtacTCTTCTGGGGGTCACTTTGTGGCCCTCTCCTCCGCCTCCTTGtcgtcgtcctcctcttcctcttctgacTCCACCATCGCTGCCATGTCCCTGGAGCAGAAGACGACTTTTGCCCTGGTCatcctcctctttgttttcctgctcatcCTCATCGTGCGATGCTTCCGTATCCTTCTGGACCCGTACCGGAGCATGCCAACCTCCACCTGGGCAGACGGCCTTGATGGGCTGGAGAAGGGCCAGTTCGACTACACTCTGGCCTAG
- the lmnb1 gene encoding lamin-B1, translating into MASVTATPTGQRGTCGTSTPLSPTRITRLQEKQQLRDLNDRLAVYIDKVRSLESENAVLHLQITEKEEVRSRELSGVKSLYETELADARRSLDDSAKERAWLQIELGKIRSEHEQLQQNYNKKDTEAAAAQARLKDLEAQMNSKEAVLATALSEKRSLEATLAELQEQLQDLDTGLAQAKKQLADEMLLRIDLENRCQSLTEEMDFRKSMHVEEVKEARQRYETRLVEVDSGRKEEYEYKLTQALVDMRAQNEEQIKIYKDSLEGTYKTKLEDLQRFSEMNGASANMAREDLRESALRIESLTAQLSGLQKETRGWRDRIAELEAALGQEKDTSRKLLADKDLELQEIQAKMQQQLNEYEQLLDVKLALDMEINAYRKLLEGEEERLKLSPSPSSRVTVSRASSSSRSVRTAQGKRKRIDVEEQEASSSVSIAHSASATGPICIDEIDTDGKFICLHNAEDEDQAMVGYEMVKTIGNASATYKFTPKYVLKAGQKVMIWATDAGVSSKPPTDLVWKNQSSWGPGEDVSVVLMNPQGEEVAKRTTMYKTSVEQVEEDDNEIEVIEEELFQQQGGAHVAKRNCAIM; encoded by the exons ATGGCGTCTGTGACTGCAACTCCTACCGGCCAGAGAGGCACGTGCGGCACCAGCACACCACTGAGCCCGACCAGGATAACCAGGCTACAGGAGAAACAACAGCTCCGGGACCTCAACGACCGCCTGGCCGTCTACATCGACAAAGTCCGCAGTTTGGAGTCGGAAAACGCGGTGCTGCATCTGCAAATCACCGAGAAGGAAGAAGTGAGGAGCCGGGAGCTGAGCGGGGTGAAAAGCCTGTACGAGACGGAGTTAGCCGACGCTAGAAGGTCCCTGGATGACTCCGCAAAGGAGCGGGCCTGGCTGCAGATCGAGCTGGGCAAGATCAGATCCGAGCATGAGCAGCTCCAGCAAAA CTACAACAAGAAGGACACTGAAGCGGCAGCAGCCCAGGCCAGACTGAAGGACTTGGAGGCTCAGATGAACTCCAAAGAGGCCGTGTTGGCTACAGCGCTGTCCGAGAAGAGGAGCCTGGAAGCGACGCTCgctgagctgcaggagcagcttCAGGAT TTGGATACAGGGCTTGCTCAGGCCAAGAAGCAGCTTGCAGATGAGATGCTTCTGCGCATCGACCTGGAAAACCGCTGTCAAAGTCTGACGGAGGAAATGGACTTCCGAAAGAGCATGCACGTCGAG GAGGTGAAGGAGGCCCGGCAGCGCTACGAAACCCGACTGGTGGAGGTGGACTCTGGACGGAAGGAAGAGTATGAATACAAACTGACACAAGCGCTGGTCGACATGAGGGCTCAGAATGAGGAGCAGATCAAGATCTACAAGGACAGCTTGGAGGGCACCTATAAAACCAAa CTCGAAGACCTGCAACGTTTCTCTGAGATGAACGGCGCATCAGCCAACATGGCCCGAGAGGATCTCAGAGAGTCTGCCCTGAGGATTGAGAGCCTCACCGCCCAGCTGTCAGGACTGCAGAAGGAG ACCCGTGGCTGGCGAGATCGTATCGCAGAGCTCGAGGCAGCTTTGGGGCAGGAGAAAGACACGAGCCGCAAACTGCTGGCCGACAAGGACCTGGAGCTGCAAGAGATTCAAGccaagatgcagcagcagctgaacgaGTACGAACAGCTGCTGGATGTGAAACTGGCCTTGGACATGGAGATCAATGCTTACCGCAAACTCctggagggagaggaagaaag ACTGAAGCTGTCTCCGAGTCCTTCATCCCGTGTCACAGTATCTCGAGCCTCGTCCAGCAGTCGCAGTGTTCGGACCGCTCAAGGAAAGAGGAAGCGCATCGACGTAGAGGAACAGGAAGCCAGTAGCTCGGTGTCCATCGCTCACTCCGCTTCAGCCACAGGACCCATCTGCATCGACGAGATCGACACCGACGGCAAGTTCATCTGCCTCCACAACGCTGAAGATGAA GACCAGGCCATGGTGGGGTACGAGATGGTGAAGACTATTGGAAATGCTTCAGCCACCTATAAGTTTACACCCAAATATGTCCTGAAGGCTGGACAGAAAGTCATG ATTTGGGCGACTGATGCTGGTGTGAGCTCCAAACCTCCCACAGACCTGGTGTGGAAGAACCAGTCCTCCTGGGGCCCAGGAGAAGATGTCAGCG